In one window of bacterium DNA:
- a CDS encoding electron transfer flavoprotein subunit alpha/FixB family protein, which produces MNFLVWIETKNAKPLTVSLATLSEAHRLAGNDSVTAVTFDAGCATDCAKYGADNVIVIKNDTLATYSTEGYTAALQQAMATADIGTLFLAATPAGRDIAPRLAMVTEAALMIDVTAITADGDKLVSTHPVFAGKAIQTLSTTAAKKIVSLRPKAFLPIEAPRAGTVTELSVTIPAIRAKVIETKVASSARPLVTEADVIVAGGRGLKSAEGFAMIEELADTLGAAVGASRAVVDAGWRPHEEQVGQTGKTVSPSLYFAIAISGAVQHLAGMNSSKTIVAINPDAQAPIWKAADYGIIGDAFDIVPKLTTALKK; this is translated from the coding sequence ATGAATTTTCTTGTTTGGATTGAAACAAAAAACGCAAAACCATTAACCGTCTCCCTCGCTACGTTGAGCGAGGCACACCGCCTCGCCGGAAATGACTCGGTAACAGCTGTTACCTTCGACGCCGGATGTGCTACCGATTGCGCGAAGTATGGCGCTGACAATGTTATCGTTATCAAGAACGACACCCTCGCCACGTACTCGACCGAAGGCTATACTGCAGCGCTACAACAAGCAATGGCAACGGCGGACATTGGAACGCTCTTCTTAGCAGCAACACCGGCTGGACGCGATATCGCACCCCGTTTAGCGATGGTAACCGAAGCGGCCCTCATGATTGATGTAACGGCTATTACAGCCGATGGCGATAAACTTGTTTCGACTCATCCCGTCTTCGCCGGAAAAGCGATTCAAACGCTCTCGACAACAGCGGCAAAGAAAATCGTCTCGCTCCGTCCGAAAGCATTTTTGCCAATCGAAGCGCCACGAGCTGGCACGGTGACTGAACTTTCCGTTACAATCCCAGCGATTCGTGCGAAAGTAATCGAGACGAAAGTCGCGTCGTCGGCACGTCCATTAGTTACCGAAGCCGATGTTATCGTTGCCGGTGGTCGTGGCCTTAAGAGCGCTGAAGGTTTTGCCATGATCGAAGAATTGGCGGATACGTTGGGTGCGGCTGTGGGAGCATCCCGCGCGGTCGTGGATGCCGGTTGGCGTCCCCACGAAGAGCAAGTCGGTCAGACGGGTAAAACCGTTTCTCCCTCGCTCTATTTTGCGATTGCGATTAGCGGCGCCGTACAACACCTCGCCGGAATGAATAGCTCGAAAACCATTGTCGCGATCAATCCCGATGCCCAAGCGCCGATCTGGAAAGCCGCGGACTATGGCATCATCGGCGACGCATTCGATATCGTCCCAAAATTGACGACAGCACTCAAGAAGTAA
- a CDS encoding FAD-dependent oxidoreductase, producing MADEKVTCIVVGAGPAGSAAALTLARAGIEVLLLERGETAGSKNLFGGVLYTTILDTLVPEWLEEAPLERYVTRKRFSLMAKDAEIAVDFKTKRYEQHPKRNFSFVALRAKFDNWFASKAEEAGAMLATGVMVKELIIDNGRVIGVRTEPGNEEFFADVVISAEGVHSYLTLQAGLRTEEFDPDHMVTAAKEVIKLDPSVIEDRFQLEGNEGVAAAYFGEGLFGMFGAGFVYTNKDSLSIGTGVTIGEMMRHKKSPNDVLEHFKQHPAIRPLIKGGEAVEYSAHMIPEYGYDHLPGCFMDGFLVTGDAAGLVNSSHHQEGTNLAMASGVFAAETVIEAVKRNDFTSLTLRMYRDKLENSFVLKDLKKYRHMTNFFNTNPHFLRDYPELAAELLGDYFALSDTPKADVEKDVFKKLRRRVPWMTMMMDAWKVRKAMF from the coding sequence ATGGCAGATGAAAAAGTAACTTGTATCGTGGTCGGAGCAGGACCTGCTGGTTCAGCGGCTGCGCTCACGCTTGCCCGTGCCGGGATCGAAGTGCTCTTGCTCGAACGGGGTGAGACGGCTGGTTCGAAGAATCTCTTCGGTGGCGTACTCTATACTACGATTCTTGACACGCTCGTTCCCGAATGGCTGGAAGAAGCGCCCCTCGAACGCTACGTCACCCGGAAGCGGTTTTCGCTGATGGCGAAGGACGCCGAAATAGCAGTCGACTTCAAGACGAAACGCTACGAGCAGCATCCGAAGCGCAATTTTTCCTTTGTTGCCTTGCGGGCAAAATTCGACAATTGGTTTGCTAGCAAAGCCGAGGAAGCCGGTGCCATGCTCGCGACCGGGGTAATGGTAAAAGAACTAATTATCGACAATGGTCGAGTGATTGGTGTCCGAACCGAGCCGGGCAATGAAGAATTTTTCGCCGATGTTGTCATTTCTGCCGAAGGTGTTCACAGCTACTTGACGTTGCAAGCCGGATTACGCACGGAAGAATTTGATCCCGACCACATGGTGACAGCAGCAAAGGAAGTCATCAAACTCGATCCTTCCGTTATCGAAGACCGGTTCCAATTGGAAGGCAATGAAGGTGTCGCCGCCGCATACTTTGGCGAGGGGCTCTTCGGGATGTTCGGCGCTGGATTTGTCTACACCAACAAAGATTCGCTCTCGATTGGTACTGGGGTTACCATTGGCGAAATGATGCGTCACAAGAAGAGTCCCAATGATGTTCTGGAGCATTTCAAACAACACCCGGCAATCCGTCCCTTGATAAAAGGGGGTGAAGCAGTCGAATATTCCGCGCACATGATTCCGGAGTATGGCTATGATCATCTGCCCGGTTGCTTCATGGACGGCTTTTTAGTCACCGGCGATGCAGCAGGCTTGGTCAACAGCAGTCATCATCAGGAGGGAACGAACCTCGCGATGGCTTCGGGAGTATTTGCCGCCGAGACCGTAATCGAAGCGGTGAAGCGAAATGATTTTACATCGCTGACATTACGTATGTATCGCGATAAACTGGAAAATAGCTTTGTCCTCAAAGACTTAAAGAAATATCGTCACATGACCAATTTCTTTAATACGAACCCACATTTCCTCCGCGATTACCCGGAACTTGCCGCGGAACTTTTGGGCGATTACTTTGCATTGTCCGACACTCCCAAAGCCGACGTCGAAAAGGATGTCTTCAAGAAATTGCGACGTCGGGTACCGTGGATGACGATGATGATGGATGCGTGGAAAGTCCGTAAGGCGATGTTTTAG